CCAGATAGAGCTGGCCGTCCTTCGCCAGCAGATTGACCGGAATGTTATATTCCGCGCCGTAGGAGAAGGCCCATTTCGACACGCCGGGCAGGTCCTGGCCCGAAATGTCGCACTGGCGCGGGCTGAGCGCACCGGGGACGCCGGGCTGCGAATAGTCGGGCGTCGCGCCGGATGCCTGGAAGGTGCCGCCCGACAGTTCGGGCGGGCAGGGGGCGTCGACGAACTTCTTGTACTTGGCGTCGGTATAGGCGCCGTTGGCATAAGCGGTGAAGCGATCGCTGGCGACGACCTTGAAGTCGGCCTCGATGCCCTGCGAACGCACCTTGCCGGCATTGGCGAGATAGCCGCGCACCGTACCGAACTGGCCGCCATTCACGGTTGCCTGGAAATTCTTGATGTCGGTGCGGAAGGCGGTGAGGTTGAAGGTCGCCCGGCGATTGAAGAACTGGGTCTTGAGGCCCAGCTCATAATGATTGACCGATTCCGGCTTCACCGTGCCAGCGTCATAATTGACGGTGTTGTCGGCATTGAGCGGCAGGCCGTTCTGGTTGATGCCCAGCGTCTTGAAGCTCTTGGCATAGGTCGCATAGGCCAGGATATCCGGTGCGATCTTGTAATTGACGTTGAAGTCGTAGGTGAAGTTCCACGCGCTGTCCGACGGGGCGCTGACCTGCGGCTGATAGACGCCGCACTGGGCGGCGAGTACGGTGCCGGCAGCAGGGGCCGGCGTGCAGCTGATCACCTGGCCTGCGCCATTGGTCACGACACGCTCATAATAGCCCGACTTCTTGTCATAGTTGAGCCGGGCGCCGGGCTGGATGGTGAGCGCATCGGTGACCTTCCAGCTGAGCTGTCCGAACAGGGCGGCGCTGGTACTCTTGAGCCACTGGGTGTTGCTCGCGGTCAGGCCATTCAGCACGCTGGGGTCGTTCGCCAGGGCGCCGGTCAGGCTCCACTTGCTGGCGTCGGCGCCCTGTTGTTCGGTACCCTGGGTGTCGATCCGCTGCTTGAAGCCGAACAGGCCGAGCACGAAGTCGACATCCTTGCTTTCATAATTATAGCGGAATTCCTGGCTATACTGGTCCTGCTGCGACGGGTTCTGCGACTTGGACACGATCGACAGGCCGGTGAAGTCGCGATCATTTTCCGGCTTCCAGTCCCAGAAGCGCCAGGCGGTGACAGAGGTCAGCGTGCCCGGGCCGACATCCCATTTGATCTTGGCCGATACGCCGCCGATCTTGTTGCCGGCATTGAGGTTGGAATCGAGATCGGTCAGCCGGTCATAGGGATTGGTGCTGGGCGTTGCATAGTTGCGGCCCGGATTGGCCGCGTTGACCGCTGCGACCAGCGCATCATATTGGCGAGCAAGCGGGCGCTGGGTCTTGCCGACGCGGACATAGACGGTGCCGCAGCATTCGGGATCCTGCTTGCTATAGTCGCCCGACAGGGTGAGGCTGAAATCGTCATTGGGCTTGAACAGCAACTGGCCACGAATGCCCAGATTATCCTGCTCGTTGATCCAGCGCTCGCTGGTGACATTGTACAACGTGCCGCGACGGGTGGTCGCGGCAACCGCGATGCGGGCGGCGATCGTATCGGTCAGCGGCCCGGAAATGGCGGCCTTGGCCTGTTTATAGTTGAGATTGCCGACACTCAGTTCGGCGCGTCCTTCAAAATCGAAGGTCGGCTGGTTGGTCGTGATGTTGATCGCGCCGGCCGTGGTGTTCTTGCCGTAAAGCGTGCCCTGGGGGCCGCGCAGCACTTCCACCTGGTTGACGTCGAGAAAGTCGAAGGTCGCGGCGGCAACGCGGCTGTTATAGACGTCATCGACATAGATGCCGACGCCCTGTTCAAAGCCGTCGCTGGTGAGGCCGAAGGGCACGCCCAGGCCGCGGATATTGACCGAGGTGTTGCGCGGATTGGTGGTATAGACCTGCAACGTCGGTGCGAGCTGCTGCAGCTTCACGATGTTGAAATTGCCGGTCGCCTCGATACTGTCACCCTTCACCACGGAAATGGCCAAGGGCACTTCCTGCGCGGTTTCCTGGCGGCGGCGGGCGGTGACGACGATCACGTCGCCGCGTGGGCTGCTGGCCTGCTGATCGCCATCAACGGCCGGTTGCGGTGCCTCGGCCGCAAAGGCGGATGGCGTGACGAATGAAGCGCTCGCCACGCTGGCGAGCAACAGAAAACGCGCAATCATGTTCTTCCCCTTGGTTCCGGATGTCCGGTGCTATCTTGATCGCGGCGTTTCCGGTGGTCCGGTCAAAGCCGTGCTGTCGGGGTGTTCCCTGTTGATGCGGCGCCCCCAGTGCCGCACCGGCATGCCGTCTTCGGCCTGCCCTGATCCTTGCGCTTGCCCTCCCTGAAATGGTCAGGCGGAAAGGCGCGTCTTTTCGGTGACGTCGATCTGCACGACGCGGGCGTCGTGGACGGTGAGCGTGATCGAGCCGAAGCGGAGTCCGTCGAGCACATCGCGCACCTTGTCGATGCTGGCGATGATATCGGGGCGCTGTCCATCGGCGCGGCTGTGGCGAAGTTCGATCGTTCTATGTTCGGTCATGTCAAATCCCTCTGCCCGCTTCTTAACTCAACCGTATAAGTAGACAAAAAAGCAAATATAAGGGGCGCGCAAGATTCTCTTGTCGCGCCCCGGCGATATCAGGTGGCGATGCGCAGGCTTCCGGGTGTCCGGTCGAGCTGAGCCATCGGCATCGCCGGGCGCATCTGGCGCACGGCGGACGCCTGTTCCTGTGCATTATCGATCAGCCGTTCCAGCAAGGCCTGGCCAAAGCCCCATTCGCCCAGGCCCGAATCGGCATTGATATGGCCGCTATGCCCGGCATCGACGAACTGGCTGCCCCAATTCTTGCCGATGCTGTGGGCGCGTTCAAAGAAGATATAGGGATCGTTGCGGCTGCCGACGAGGATGGACGGGAAGGGCAGTGGCGTGCGCGGCGTTGGACCAAAGCCACCGATCGTCTCGGGCGTTTCCATCCGGTCGCAATCCGGCGGGGCGACCAGCAGGGCGCCGGTCACCGGCCAGCCATAGGCTTGGCTCTGCAACGCTCCCCACCAGGCGACCGCCAGACAGCCAAGGCTGTGCGCCGCCAGAATGACAGGACCGTCGGCTTGCCGGATGGCGGCATCAAGCCGGGTGACCCAGGCATTGCGATTGGGACTGGCCCAGCTACCCAGGTCGACGCGTTCGCAATCGCCGCGCTTTTGCTCCCACAATGTCTGCCAATGACCAGGGCCGCTATTGTTGAGGCCGGGGATGGTCAGCACGACCGGCTGGCGTGCGGTTCCCGAATGTCCGAATCGCTCCATTATCGTTATCCTCGTCCTATATTCCGAGCCTGCCAAAATAATACTATTCATCTGGTAGACAATAGGTGAGCGCCGAAATGTGTCGAAATCTGGGCAACCTGAATGGCAGATAAATGGGTGCGCCGGCCCATCGACCGCATGCCCATATCAAGCCCCTGATCGCGCTTGAAAAAGCTACCAGGGGTAGATCAGTCCATAATATTGATAGACGTTGCGGCCATAGGCATCGTCGAAGGCCGGGCGATCCTCGACCAGATAATGGGGTGCCTGCTCCAGCACCTCCTTGGCCAGTTCGATCACATAGCCGCCCTTGTCGGTATCATAATGCAGCATCGACCAGGGCAGCGGGTAATGTTCATTTCCCATACCCAGAAACCCGCCGAAGGACAGCAGCGCATAGCGGACCTGACCGCTGCGCTTGTCGACCATGAAGTGAGATATCTTGCCCAGCTTTTCGCCCTGACGATTATAGACAACGGTGCCTTCGACCCGGTCCGACGCGATCAGGTCGCCGCGATGTTCGGTCATCATCTCGACCATTGTCACTCTCCTGCAAAAACATTCTATTCTGGTGCAACTATGGGGAGCCGGTGGGGTTCCTCAGCTTCACAGCAAGGAGCATCGGCATGAAGATTAATCGCACCGGTTCGGCGGCCTGGAGTGGCGGCCTCAAGGACGGCAAGGGCACGATCTCGACTCAGAGCGGCGCGCTCGACGCCTATCCCTATGGCTTTGCCACTCGGTTCGAGGGCGTGCCGGGCAGCAATCCCGAAGAACTGATCGCTGCCGCTCATGCCTCCTGCTTCACCATGGCGCTGTCGCTGATCCTAGGCGAGGCGGGACTGACGGCGGAAAATATGGAGACGAGCGCAGTGGTCACTCTGGAGCAGCAGGAGGGGGGCTTCGCCATCACCGCGAGCAAGCTGACCCTGAAGGCGAAGATCCCGGGCGCCGACGACGCGACCTTCCAGGAACTGGCGGCCAAGGCCAAGGCCGGCTGCCCGGTATCGAAACTGCTGAAGGCCGATATCAGCCTGGACGCGGAACTGCTGGCCTAAACCTCTGCGAGACGCCTGGCGTGGCGATGTTCACGCCAGGCGATATAGAGGCCACTGGCGATGATCAGCGCCGCGCCGAGCCAGGTCGTCCACATCGGCCAGTCGCCCCAGATCGCCCAGCCGAGCAGGGTGGTCCACAGGATCGAGCT
The sequence above is drawn from the Sphingobium sp. AP49 genome and encodes:
- a CDS encoding TonB-dependent receptor produces the protein MIARFLLLASVASASFVTPSAFAAEAPQPAVDGDQQASSPRGDVIVVTARRRQETAQEVPLAISVVKGDSIEATGNFNIVKLQQLAPTLQVYTTNPRNTSVNIRGLGVPFGLTSDGFEQGVGIYVDDVYNSRVAAATFDFLDVNQVEVLRGPQGTLYGKNTTAGAINITTNQPTFDFEGRAELSVGNLNYKQAKAAISGPLTDTIAARIAVAATTRRGTLYNVTSERWINEQDNLGIRGQLLFKPNDDFSLTLSGDYSKQDPECCGTVYVRVGKTQRPLARQYDALVAAVNAANPGRNYATPSTNPYDRLTDLDSNLNAGNKIGGVSAKIKWDVGPGTLTSVTAWRFWDWKPENDRDFTGLSIVSKSQNPSQQDQYSQEFRYNYESKDVDFVLGLFGFKQRIDTQGTEQQGADASKWSLTGALANDPSVLNGLTASNTQWLKSTSAALFGQLSWKVTDALTIQPGARLNYDKKSGYYERVVTNGAGQVISCTPAPAAGTVLAAQCGVYQPQVSAPSDSAWNFTYDFNVNYKIAPDILAYATYAKSFKTLGINQNGLPLNADNTVNYDAGTVKPESVNHYELGLKTQFFNRRATFNLTAFRTDIKNFQATVNGGQFGTVRGYLANAGKVRSQGIEADFKVVASDRFTAYANGAYTDAKYKKFVDAPCPPELSGGTFQASGATPDYSQPGVPGALSPRQCDISGQDLPGVSKWAFSYGAEYNIPVNLLAKDGQLYLGVDGNYRSHWNSNASPSIYTEVKGYALTNVRAGFRGEGFDVFGWVRNAFDVNYIENLQVAPGNTGLIAGQPGDPQTWGGTIKFSF
- a CDS encoding YezD family protein — encoded protein: MTEHRTIELRHSRADGQRPDIIASIDKVRDVLDGLRFGSITLTVHDARVVQIDVTEKTRLSA
- a CDS encoding alpha/beta hydrolase; its protein translation is MERFGHSGTARQPVVLTIPGLNNSGPGHWQTLWEQKRGDCERVDLGSWASPNRNAWVTRLDAAIRQADGPVILAAHSLGCLAVAWWGALQSQAYGWPVTGALLVAPPDCDRMETPETIGGFGPTPRTPLPFPSILVGSRNDPYIFFERAHSIGKNWGSQFVDAGHSGHINADSGLGEWGFGQALLERLIDNAQEQASAVRQMRPAMPMAQLDRTPGSLRIAT
- a CDS encoding PRC-barrel domain-containing protein → MVEMMTEHRGDLIASDRVEGTVVYNRQGEKLGKISHFMVDKRSGQVRYALLSFGGFLGMGNEHYPLPWSMLHYDTDKGGYVIELAKEVLEQAPHYLVEDRPAFDDAYGRNVYQYYGLIYPW
- a CDS encoding OsmC family protein: MKINRTGSAAWSGGLKDGKGTISTQSGALDAYPYGFATRFEGVPGSNPEELIAAAHASCFTMALSLILGEAGLTAENMETSAVVTLEQQEGGFAITASKLTLKAKIPGADDATFQELAAKAKAGCPVSKLLKADISLDAELLA